From a single Streptomyces sp. NBC_01264 genomic region:
- a CDS encoding NUDIX hydrolase, with translation MQWKIHGERPIYENKWVNLWLTDIETPDGHRWEHHVVKLRHLAVAAVLNDRQEVLMMWRHRFITDAWAWELPMGLVEADETPGEAAAREVLEETGWCPGPMTPLIYAEPANGITDSQHHLFRADGATYDGPPTEKNESDRVEWIPLASIRGMIDRREIVSSGSLVGLLYVLMDEGVR, from the coding sequence ATGCAGTGGAAGATCCACGGTGAACGTCCGATCTACGAGAACAAGTGGGTGAACCTGTGGCTCACCGACATCGAGACGCCGGACGGGCACCGCTGGGAACACCACGTCGTCAAGCTCCGACACCTGGCCGTGGCCGCTGTGCTCAACGACCGCCAAGAGGTCCTGATGATGTGGCGTCACCGCTTCATCACGGATGCGTGGGCGTGGGAGCTTCCCATGGGCCTGGTGGAGGCGGACGAGACCCCCGGCGAGGCTGCCGCCCGTGAAGTCCTAGAAGAGACCGGCTGGTGTCCGGGCCCGATGACGCCGCTGATCTACGCCGAACCGGCGAACGGCATCACGGACTCCCAGCACCATCTGTTCCGCGCCGACGGCGCGACGTACGACGGGCCGCCGACCGAGAAGAATGAGTCGGACCGGGTCGAGTGGATCCCCCTGGCGAGCATCCGGGGCATGATCGACCGCCGCGAGATCGTCAGCAGCGGCTCCCTGGTCGGCCTCCTCTACGTCCTCATGGATGAAGGGGTTCGCTGA
- a CDS encoding HAD family hydrolase codes for MQLIVLWDIDHTLIENAGVSKEIYADAFSALAGRPATRPAPTEGRTDRMIMREMLRQHGVAVPGWSTVEAALTRAGEGREEDLRRRGAALPGVREALTAVAQRSGWVSSVLTGNIAANARVKLSAFDLDLLLDLSVGAYGADADQRPDLVAIARERVQRLRGVRGDVPVVLVGDTPRDVEASLTTGSGIIAVASGIHGQAELSAAGAAVVLPDLSDTTHVLALLEDFARE; via the coding sequence ATGCAGCTCATCGTCCTGTGGGACATCGACCACACGCTCATCGAGAACGCGGGGGTGAGTAAGGAGATCTACGCCGATGCTTTTTCGGCGCTCGCAGGTCGTCCTGCCACGAGGCCGGCGCCGACGGAAGGCCGGACGGACCGCATGATCATGCGCGAGATGCTCCGGCAGCACGGAGTGGCAGTACCGGGGTGGTCCACTGTCGAGGCTGCCCTGACCAGGGCTGGCGAAGGGCGCGAGGAGGATCTCCGCCGTCGTGGGGCCGCGTTGCCGGGGGTACGAGAGGCACTGACCGCAGTGGCCCAACGTTCGGGCTGGGTGTCGTCGGTTCTGACGGGCAACATCGCGGCCAATGCCCGCGTGAAACTGTCGGCCTTCGATCTTGATCTGCTGCTGGATCTCAGCGTCGGGGCGTACGGCGCCGATGCCGATCAGCGCCCCGACCTTGTGGCCATTGCGCGTGAGCGGGTTCAGCGCCTTCGCGGTGTCCGAGGCGATGTGCCCGTGGTGTTGGTCGGAGATACACCCAGGGACGTCGAAGCGAGCCTGACGACGGGCTCCGGAATCATCGCCGTCGCCTCGGGGATTCACGGCCAGGCGGAGCTGTCTGCCGCCGGCGCGGCCGTCGTGCTACCAGATCTGTCGGACACCACGCATGTACTCGCGCTGCTTGAGGACTTCGCGCGGGAGTGA
- a CDS encoding NUDIX hydrolase, whose product MGRTEYYNDPTAPKANTLIPASNLLVVDESGAILLQRRRDTGQWALPGGAQDIGETAAQCAVRECLEETGIEAEITGFLGVYTNPHHIVAYTDGEIRQQYENTYIGRPIGGEPTINDEADGVRFIQPADLDQYDIHASMRQQIGDYLAGSFPYLG is encoded by the coding sequence ATGGGCAGGACTGAGTACTACAACGACCCCACCGCACCCAAGGCAAATACCCTCATCCCCGCCAGCAACCTGCTCGTTGTCGACGAGAGCGGTGCCATCCTGCTACAGCGTCGCCGCGACACCGGCCAGTGGGCTTTGCCCGGCGGCGCGCAGGACATTGGCGAGACCGCTGCCCAGTGCGCTGTGCGGGAATGCCTGGAGGAGACCGGTATCGAAGCCGAGATCACCGGCTTCCTCGGGGTCTACACCAACCCCCACCACATCGTCGCCTACACCGACGGCGAGATCCGCCAGCAGTACGAGAACACCTACATCGGCCGCCCGATCGGCGGCGAGCCGACCATCAACGACGAGGCCGACGGCGTCCGCTTCATCCAGCCCGCCGACCTCGACCAGTACGACATCCACGCCAGCATGCGCCAGCAGATCGGCGACTACCTCGCTGGTTCCTTCCCCTACCTCGGCTGA
- a CDS encoding JmjC domain-containing protein → MDHHFVTALEKALGWDGPGALGAAFARGTIEDLDLLDRLLNPRKLLDLVMRRSVTTPQFRIFQDGAELHPGRYIQPSVTRRGQAIPMADMRRVGGLMREGCTMVLDEVDFFDPAMEATCRALQWWARELVQVNAYLTTQDASGFKLHWDDHDTLIVQLAGRKSWEVRGTSRKVPMYRDSAPNSEPSEEIVWQGVMEPGDVMHIPRGLWHQATRDDQGDGYSLHATFGIVKRVGVNWLAWLADQARTQDLFRYDLDRWNSPGQWDGQQQLLADAVAEMATKLTPQDFFNARERERLAARHVPATGLFGKPAAVVCVTDFKPVIEQHHDTVDVLAAGKKLTFAGKAYPALALLLSGHPVDIADAAEKTGLDVEQLAEILLKEELCTELTPALSSAFTGLVTTATS, encoded by the coding sequence GTGGACCACCACTTCGTCACCGCACTGGAGAAAGCCCTCGGCTGGGACGGGCCCGGTGCACTCGGAGCCGCTTTCGCCCGGGGAACGATCGAGGACCTCGATCTGCTCGATCGCCTGCTCAACCCCAGGAAACTGCTGGACCTGGTGATGCGCCGCAGCGTCACCACGCCCCAGTTCCGCATCTTCCAGGACGGGGCCGAACTGCACCCCGGCCGCTACATCCAGCCCTCCGTCACCCGGCGGGGACAGGCCATCCCCATGGCCGACATGCGCCGCGTCGGCGGGCTGATGCGCGAGGGCTGCACCATGGTGCTGGACGAGGTCGACTTCTTCGACCCGGCCATGGAGGCCACTTGCCGCGCGCTCCAGTGGTGGGCCCGCGAGCTGGTGCAGGTGAACGCCTACCTGACCACCCAGGACGCCAGCGGCTTCAAGCTCCACTGGGACGACCACGACACCCTGATCGTCCAGCTCGCCGGCCGCAAGAGCTGGGAAGTCCGCGGCACCTCGCGCAAGGTTCCGATGTACCGCGACTCCGCCCCCAACTCCGAGCCCAGCGAGGAAATCGTGTGGCAGGGCGTCATGGAGCCCGGCGACGTGATGCACATCCCGCGCGGCCTCTGGCACCAGGCCACCCGCGACGACCAAGGCGACGGCTACAGCCTCCACGCCACCTTCGGCATCGTGAAGCGCGTCGGCGTGAACTGGCTGGCCTGGCTCGCCGACCAGGCCCGCACGCAGGACCTGTTCCGGTACGACCTGGACCGCTGGAACTCCCCCGGCCAGTGGGACGGGCAACAGCAGCTCCTGGCCGACGCCGTCGCCGAGATGGCTACGAAGCTGACCCCGCAGGACTTCTTCAATGCCCGCGAGCGCGAACGGCTGGCCGCCCGGCACGTCCCGGCCACCGGCCTGTTCGGCAAGCCCGCGGCCGTCGTGTGCGTCACCGACTTCAAGCCCGTGATCGAGCAGCACCACGACACCGTGGACGTCCTCGCCGCAGGCAAGAAGCTCACGTTCGCCGGCAAGGCGTACCCCGCCCTCGCCCTGCTGCTGAGCGGCCACCCCGTCGACATCGCCGACGCCGCCGAGAAGACCGGCCTGGACGTGGAACAGCTCGCCGAGATCCTGCTGAAGGAGGAACTGTGCACGGAGCTGACCCCCGCCTTGTCCTCGGCCTTCACCGGTCTCGTCACCACCGCGACATCCTGA
- a CDS encoding IS5 family transposase: MPQFYQLAVPAANFTTRTCACLPCRFGNVPSWAPEHERAFETDMTDTEWDAVRGVIPSPPWLEGRGGRPEEYCHRRMLDALRYLADNGGKWRALPEPFPPPRKVFDFFRRWVRQNVFAQIHSALVKKIRVKAGRSEQPTAAIIDAQSVKAAETVGASSRGFDGGKQVNGRKRHIVVDTLGLILLVAVTGADMNDRTAAMALFHRLTLLFRRVTKVWADHGYDGELAPWARRTLGLDLEIPDHPGRRKGEGFKVIAKRWIVERSLAWITRRRRCVRDYERRPDHHATFVLLAAGIQMSRRLAGPADRGNRGVSRAAW, translated from the coding sequence GTGCCGCAGTTCTACCAACTCGCCGTGCCCGCCGCCAACTTCACCACCCGCACGTGCGCGTGTCTGCCATGCCGTTTCGGGAACGTGCCGTCCTGGGCGCCCGAGCACGAGCGTGCCTTCGAGACGGACATGACCGACACCGAGTGGGATGCGGTGCGCGGCGTGATCCCGTCGCCACCGTGGCTGGAGGGACGCGGGGGCCGGCCCGAGGAGTACTGCCATCGGCGGATGTTGGACGCGCTGCGTTATCTCGCCGACAACGGCGGCAAGTGGCGGGCGCTGCCCGAACCGTTCCCGCCGCCGCGCAAGGTCTTCGACTTCTTCCGCCGCTGGGTGCGTCAGAACGTGTTCGCGCAGATCCACTCCGCGCTGGTGAAGAAGATCCGGGTGAAGGCCGGCCGGTCCGAGCAGCCGACCGCCGCGATCATCGACGCGCAGTCCGTGAAGGCGGCCGAGACCGTCGGCGCCTCGAGCCGGGGCTTCGACGGCGGCAAGCAGGTCAACGGCCGCAAGCGGCATATCGTCGTCGACACCCTCGGCCTGATCCTGCTGGTCGCTGTCACCGGCGCCGACATGAACGACCGGACCGCCGCGATGGCCCTCTTCCACCGCCTCACCCTGCTGTTCCGGCGGGTCACCAAGGTCTGGGCGGATCACGGCTACGACGGCGAACTCGCCCCCTGGGCCCGGCGCACCCTCGGCCTGGACCTGGAGATTCCCGACCACCCCGGCCGCCGCAAGGGCGAGGGCTTCAAGGTCATCGCCAAGCGGTGGATCGTGGAACGATCACTCGCGTGGATCACCCGGCGGCGCCGCTGCGTGCGCGACTACGAACGCCGCCCCGACCATCACGCCACGTTCGTCCTCCTCGCCGCAGGCATCCAGATGAGCCGCCGCCTCGCCGGCCCTGCCGACCGCGGCAACCGCGGCGTCAGCCGGGCAGCCTGGTGA
- a CDS encoding HD domain-containing protein, translating to MDESLVGWATRVANAELSLALPRRWAHSQGVATRAAELAQILGSDGSLLLASAVLHDVGYAPRLAVTGFHPLDGARFLRDEHGADGRLVRLVANHSFARLEAEERGFRECLDAEFPLLDEPLLVDALVYCDMTTTPDGERTTAEERVAEIVGRYGADSLVGRFIRRASPQILAAVERVEAVLAAQPR from the coding sequence ATGGATGAGTCGCTGGTCGGCTGGGCGACGAGGGTTGCAAACGCGGAACTCAGCCTTGCACTTCCGAGGCGGTGGGCGCACTCGCAAGGGGTGGCAACTCGAGCGGCCGAGCTTGCGCAGATCTTGGGAAGTGACGGCAGCCTCCTGTTGGCTTCGGCGGTGCTGCATGACGTGGGGTACGCACCCCGGCTGGCGGTGACGGGCTTCCATCCGCTCGACGGGGCACGGTTCCTACGCGATGAGCATGGTGCTGATGGACGGCTCGTGCGGTTGGTAGCGAACCATTCCTTCGCACGGCTGGAAGCCGAAGAACGCGGGTTTCGGGAGTGTCTGGATGCTGAGTTCCCGTTGCTTGACGAGCCGCTGCTGGTGGACGCGCTCGTGTATTGCGACATGACGACGACGCCCGACGGGGAGCGGACGACCGCCGAGGAGCGGGTGGCGGAGATCGTCGGCCGCTATGGGGCTGACAGCCTGGTGGGGCGCTTCATCCGTCGGGCGTCGCCGCAGATCCTGGCGGCTGTTGAGCGGGTGGAGGCGGTACTGGCGGCTCAGCCGAGGTAG
- a CDS encoding NUDIX hydrolase, which yields MTITKRNARAILLDGDELVLIKRTKPGRDAYWVTVGGGVEAEDASIEDALHREVFEELGGKLSKAELVYLITDSLEDGLGVQHIFAARLEQMDIAARTGTEFDKPERGGYEVVRVPFTAEAIRQLDLMPPALAKFVASNAEAITAVLDTQIRAT from the coding sequence ATGACAATTACCAAGCGAAATGCCAGGGCCATCCTTCTGGACGGCGACGAGCTTGTTCTCATCAAGCGGACCAAGCCCGGCCGGGACGCGTACTGGGTAACCGTCGGTGGCGGCGTCGAGGCCGAGGACGCGAGCATTGAGGACGCCCTGCACCGCGAGGTGTTCGAGGAGCTCGGAGGCAAACTGAGCAAGGCTGAGCTCGTTTACCTGATCACCGACTCGCTGGAGGACGGCCTGGGTGTCCAACACATCTTCGCCGCGCGCCTGGAGCAGATGGACATCGCGGCCCGTACGGGCACCGAGTTCGACAAGCCCGAGCGGGGCGGCTACGAGGTCGTGCGCGTACCGTTCACCGCAGAGGCGATCCGGCAGCTCGACCTGATGCCGCCGGCGCTGGCCAAGTTCGTGGCCAGCAACGCCGAGGCCATCACGGCCGTGCTCGACACCCAGATCCGCGCCACCTGA
- a CDS encoding aldo/keto reductase produces MHGADPRLVLGLHRSRHHRDILTAALDLGVTALDTAAPYLGFRSHTVLSETAADLLPKFTLSTKVGFFPRAGGAEHSLDPVRLRLAVERAARELGREPDTVLLHNPERSLAGLSTADGHTLLGNACTALADAARDGLCRAWGVTSWDTRTLSMVQVDDLPSPDVLMVRAGFLVGIDLLDATTVLSTAWQPDETWGMSPFRGGHRKVWEEFDPRPFLRPHHGDLSRIQAAFRTAFHLPSTSAMAVGTNDPGHLAQLVQALGAEVDTAAVSQYLRALHSEPGDQGLWCSGGSFRGS; encoded by the coding sequence GTGCACGGAGCTGACCCCCGCCTTGTCCTCGGCCTTCACCGGTCTCGTCACCACCGCGACATCCTGACGGCCGCACTCGACCTCGGCGTCACCGCCCTGGACACTGCGGCTCCCTACCTCGGCTTCCGCTCTCACACGGTGCTGTCCGAGACGGCGGCCGACCTGCTGCCGAAGTTCACCCTCTCCACGAAGGTGGGCTTCTTCCCGCGCGCCGGAGGTGCTGAGCACTCCCTTGATCCGGTCCGGCTGCGGCTGGCCGTCGAGCGAGCAGCCCGGGAACTCGGCAGGGAACCCGACACCGTGCTCCTCCACAACCCCGAACGGAGCCTCGCGGGCCTGTCCACTGCCGATGGCCACACCCTCCTCGGCAATGCCTGCACTGCCCTGGCCGACGCCGCCCGCGACGGCCTGTGCCGCGCCTGGGGTGTGACCTCCTGGGACACCCGAACGCTCAGCATGGTCCAGGTGGACGACCTGCCGTCCCCGGACGTCCTCATGGTCCGTGCCGGGTTCCTCGTGGGCATCGACCTACTCGACGCCACAACCGTCCTGAGCACGGCCTGGCAGCCGGACGAGACCTGGGGCATGAGTCCCTTCCGCGGCGGCCACAGGAAGGTGTGGGAGGAATTCGACCCCCGGCCGTTCCTACGGCCGCATCACGGAGATCTGTCCCGCATACAGGCCGCGTTCCGGACCGCGTTCCACCTGCCCAGCACCTCCGCGATGGCGGTCGGCACCAACGACCCCGGGCACCTGGCCCAGTTGGTCCAGGCCCTGGGCGCGGAGGTGGACACCGCCGCCGTCAGTCAGTACCTGCGGGCCCTTCACTCAGAGCCTGGTGATCAGGGGCTCTGGTGTTCGGGTGGGAGTTTTCGGGGTTCGTGA
- a CDS encoding XRE family transcriptional regulator, producing MAQFTGLSQAFLSMLESGSRRLTNIDKIIEFVAGIGAPADLVQLRLPRSAGRPLQQPTDQSAGDLDPTLPWTAARMVAALDNAAGGDVIDRRQFLTVSGIALTAFVHHWGTAEAEPLQRAAEGSQLAPELLDNLQSTTDHLRIMDANAGSGTLTELGDAHLELLKRLLQKASYTEDIGRRLAAIVADTATQTGWFAFDSGRHDHAQSYLLAALRAAKVSGDDRLGAGALSYLAIHGYSTGQPRTAVTAARAAREQIRTLGTPALEAMLLTRQARGHAKLGERQAALIALGEAAELCARGRSEFDPHWLYWINEGEIHGQSGSAYLDLDDAPHAAVSFTEARKALNPADQRTNALFLSRAASAFLRKGELEAGCATAHQALDLAEQLQSARLNEHIDGMVGELAPVQRSPYARELIDRAALVTGVRS from the coding sequence ATGGCCCAGTTCACGGGACTGAGCCAGGCGTTCTTGTCCATGCTGGAGTCGGGCAGCCGCCGCCTCACCAACATCGACAAGATCATCGAATTCGTCGCAGGCATTGGCGCGCCCGCCGACCTCGTACAGCTCCGGCTCCCACGGTCAGCGGGCAGACCGCTTCAACAGCCTACGGACCAGTCGGCCGGAGATCTCGACCCAACCCTGCCCTGGACCGCGGCCCGTATGGTGGCGGCCTTGGACAACGCGGCTGGAGGCGACGTGATTGACCGCCGGCAATTCCTCACGGTGAGCGGCATCGCGCTCACCGCCTTCGTCCATCACTGGGGCACCGCCGAGGCAGAGCCCCTTCAACGCGCCGCGGAGGGAAGCCAGCTCGCCCCGGAACTGCTGGACAACCTGCAGTCGACGACCGACCACCTGCGCATCATGGATGCCAACGCCGGCAGTGGGACCCTCACTGAGCTCGGCGACGCGCACCTCGAACTCCTTAAACGCCTTCTGCAGAAGGCGTCATACACCGAGGACATCGGCCGCCGCCTGGCCGCCATCGTCGCCGACACCGCTACACAGACCGGCTGGTTCGCCTTCGACTCCGGGCGCCACGACCACGCCCAGAGCTACCTGCTCGCCGCACTCCGCGCGGCAAAGGTCTCCGGCGACGACCGCCTGGGAGCCGGCGCCCTGTCCTACCTGGCCATCCACGGCTACTCCACCGGACAGCCACGTACCGCGGTCACTGCGGCGCGAGCCGCCCGCGAGCAGATCAGGACCCTGGGTACCCCCGCCCTGGAGGCGATGCTGTTGACCCGGCAGGCGCGCGGGCACGCCAAGCTCGGCGAGCGGCAGGCAGCCCTCATCGCGCTCGGCGAGGCCGCCGAACTCTGCGCCCGGGGGCGTTCCGAGTTCGACCCCCACTGGCTGTACTGGATCAACGAAGGCGAGATCCACGGCCAGTCCGGCAGCGCCTATCTGGACCTGGACGATGCGCCCCATGCCGCTGTCAGCTTCACCGAGGCGCGAAAGGCCCTCAACCCGGCAGACCAGCGCACCAACGCCCTGTTTCTTTCCCGCGCGGCGTCCGCCTTCCTCCGGAAGGGCGAGCTCGAAGCAGGCTGCGCCACGGCACATCAGGCGCTCGACCTTGCCGAACAGCTCCAATCGGCCCGCCTCAACGAGCACATCGACGGCATGGTCGGCGAGCTCGCCCCGGTCCAGCGGAGCCCGTACGCTCGGGAGCTGATCGACCGCGCTGCTCTCGTGACAGGCGTAAGGAGCTGA
- a CDS encoding XRE family transcriptional regulator: MNERLHSVLAQRGVSPESLAEVCEVDPKTVGRWLGGRVPHARHRFRAAQHLRVEESFLWPAPQPRTSAPNTAGGGELVGTYPNRASVPRDMWLALLQEARKEISVLVFSGTFFAQSNPHVAKMLAERAANGVRVRLCFGDPGGQAVAIRGREEGIGDALAAKIRASLTYYRPLLPEASCEVRLHDTTLYTSLFRYDDNLLVNPHVWGQPASANPLLHLKKVDSTGWFDNYAESFEAVWAAARLWTPDQEGTAAHGQD; the protein is encoded by the coding sequence GTGAACGAGCGACTGCACTCCGTACTCGCCCAGCGTGGTGTCTCACCCGAGTCGCTCGCCGAAGTCTGCGAGGTTGACCCCAAGACCGTTGGACGCTGGCTTGGCGGACGCGTCCCCCACGCGCGTCACCGGTTCCGCGCCGCCCAACATCTGCGGGTGGAGGAGTCCTTCCTCTGGCCGGCCCCGCAACCACGTACCAGCGCGCCCAACACCGCCGGGGGCGGCGAACTGGTCGGCACGTACCCGAACCGGGCCTCCGTCCCCCGGGACATGTGGCTGGCCCTCCTCCAAGAGGCCCGAAAGGAGATCAGCGTGCTCGTCTTCTCCGGCACCTTTTTCGCACAGTCCAATCCGCACGTTGCCAAAATGCTCGCCGAGCGGGCCGCCAATGGCGTGCGTGTTCGTCTGTGCTTCGGCGACCCGGGGGGCCAGGCAGTCGCCATCCGGGGCCGCGAGGAAGGCATCGGCGACGCTCTCGCGGCCAAGATCCGCGCCTCCCTGACCTACTACCGCCCGCTACTTCCCGAGGCCAGCTGCGAAGTGCGGCTGCACGACACCACGCTCTACACGTCATTGTTCCGCTACGACGACAACCTGCTGGTCAACCCGCACGTCTGGGGCCAGCCCGCCAGCGCCAATCCCCTCCTGCACCTCAAGAAAGTTGACAGCACAGGGTGGTTCGACAACTACGCTGAAAGCTTCGAAGCCGTCTGGGCCGCCGCACGGCTCTGGACTCCCGACCAAGAGGGGACCGCCGCACATGGGCAGGACTGA
- a CDS encoding HAD family hydrolase, with amino-acid sequence MTQAQQVLVLWDIDRTLLYVGDIDRQVYRETFAEVVGRPAEHLPARGTGVTMPRAIRSLLIDNGVPEGEVVGLLPRMVDLLPVHLATHAEDLRTQGVLMPGAAAALRAVHDHPSLIATAVTGNLKPNAVLKLAAFDLDGLLDTEIGGFASDDHHRPALVAIAQKRAQAKYGTVFTRSNTVIIGDSLEDVRTGLEGGAPVIGIASGKTTAAELTEAGADLVFDSLADVARVLEGIAELTTTSRANVGSSEGPRPYSSL; translated from the coding sequence GTGACCCAGGCCCAGCAGGTCCTCGTGCTGTGGGACATCGACCGCACGCTCCTGTACGTCGGCGACATCGACCGGCAGGTCTATCGCGAGACCTTCGCCGAGGTTGTCGGCCGCCCCGCAGAACACCTGCCGGCCCGCGGCACTGGAGTCACCATGCCACGGGCGATCCGATCGCTCCTTATCGACAACGGAGTCCCGGAAGGTGAAGTGGTCGGTCTGCTGCCGCGCATGGTGGATCTCCTGCCGGTCCACCTCGCCACACATGCAGAGGACCTGCGTACACAGGGCGTCCTCATGCCGGGAGCCGCCGCCGCGCTGCGCGCGGTGCACGATCATCCGAGCTTGATTGCGACCGCCGTGACCGGGAACCTCAAGCCGAACGCCGTGCTCAAGCTCGCGGCCTTCGACCTCGACGGTCTCCTCGACACCGAGATCGGTGGATTCGCCTCCGACGATCACCACCGGCCGGCGCTCGTCGCCATCGCTCAGAAGCGCGCCCAGGCCAAGTACGGCACGGTCTTCACACGCTCGAACACTGTGATCATCGGGGACTCGCTGGAGGATGTTCGAACAGGCCTTGAGGGCGGCGCCCCCGTCATTGGCATCGCATCGGGCAAGACCACGGCGGCCGAACTTACCGAGGCCGGCGCCGACCTCGTATTCGACTCCCTCGCAGACGTGGCACGGGTTCTGGAGGGCATCGCCGAGCTGACGACGACGAGCCGTGCCAACGTCGGCAGCTCTGAAGGGCCTCGCCCATATTCGTCATTATGA
- a CDS encoding CYTH domain-containing protein translates to MKREYGAKFLDIDVAHLRVRLTKLGAVQVLPQTLVTCRIFEHDALGGAWLRLRDEHTRSILTLKHVAGAATTSTTETEVADLHAMADILRRLGLREARYQEHYREQWRLGEADYSFDTWPDLSAFLKIEAPDEASVRQAAALVELDFAEACFGSVEEIYESEAGRNILGEPTLLFSNAVRVQAP, encoded by the coding sequence ATGAAGCGCGAGTACGGGGCGAAGTTCCTGGACATTGACGTCGCCCACCTCAGGGTAAGGCTGACCAAGCTTGGTGCCGTCCAAGTGCTCCCTCAGACCCTCGTGACCTGCAGGATCTTCGAGCACGATGCTCTCGGCGGCGCCTGGCTCCGCCTGCGGGACGAGCACACCCGGTCCATCCTCACGCTCAAGCACGTCGCTGGCGCCGCCACGACCAGCACCACCGAGACCGAGGTTGCGGACCTGCACGCCATGGCCGACATCCTTCGCAGACTCGGCCTGCGCGAAGCCCGCTATCAGGAGCACTACCGGGAGCAGTGGCGCCTGGGCGAAGCCGACTACAGCTTCGACACGTGGCCCGACCTTTCCGCATTCCTCAAAATCGAGGCCCCGGACGAGGCATCCGTTCGTCAGGCTGCCGCGCTCGTCGAACTCGACTTCGCAGAGGCCTGCTTCGGCAGCGTGGAGGAGATTTACGAAAGCGAGGCCGGCCGCAACATCCTCGGCGAGCCCACGCTGCTCTTCTCTAACGCCGTCCGAGTCCAGGCCCCCTGA